Sequence from the Methanosarcina siciliae T4/M genome:
ATAGAGCAAGAGTTCCCTTGTATCTTCTATGGAAACTATCTTGGCTGTGGAAGGCATGAAAAGGGAAGTGGCGTTAAGCATTGAGGTTTTTCCTGAAGCCGTCCCCCCTGCAAAAAGCATATTGTAACCGTTTTCAATGACCATCCATAAGTATACCAGCATTTCCATATCACATGTCTTAAAGCCGAGCAGGTCGATGGGTGTTATCGGATCTTTTCTAAACTTGCGGATAGTAAACGAACTGCCGCGAGGGGTGATTTCCCTCCCTAACATAGCCTGAAGCCTTGACCCGTCCTGGATTGTTGCATCAACGATTGGATGGCTGACAGATATATGCTTGTTATTCATCTGGCACATCTTGATTACGAGGGAGTCGAGTTCTTCTTCTTCAAAAAAAATATTACTTTCAATGTTGAGATACCTCGTATGGTAAATATAGAGCGGAATTCCGACACCATCGCATGATACGTCTTCAATATAAGGATCATAAAAAAGAGGATTGATTTTTTCGTAGCCGAGCATGTTCCTTCTGAGGTAATACGTTATCCTGTGGATGGCTGAGGAAGAAACTTCAGCTTTGTAACGTTCGAGAAGTAAAAGAGTTTTGTCTACAAGGAGCGCGTCTTTTTCTATTTTAGATGTTGTAGGGTTCAAAATCAGGATGTCCTGAAAATCCTCATAAATTCTTTCAAGTACTTCTTTCTCAAATTTTGTGAGGGCAGGTTCAATAAGCTTGTAGTACCTTGTTCTACGGTCTTCGAGGATTGATACAAGGGCATAAGGCTCCTGGAGCCAGTACCTTTCTATTTCCTTCATTCCTCCGGGTACTTCAAACTCTACAAGCGGTCCGTCTTCTTCCGGGTCGTATGCCGGCATACTTCTCAAAGGCTTGTCAAAATAACTCTTAGCCCTTTTCAGTATATCTGAGATGGAGTTACTATCGCCTGTTTTTCCG
This genomic interval carries:
- a CDS encoding type II/IV secretion system ATPase subunit, encoding MDEVTEISEKKSFISGLFGKTGDSNSISDILKRAKSYFDKPLRSMPAYDPEEDGPLVEFEVPGGMKEIERYWLQEPYALVSILEDRRTRYYKLIEPALTKFEKEVLERIYEDFQDILILNPTTSKIEKDALLVDKTLLLLERYKAEVSSSAIHRITYYLRRNMLGYEKINPLFYDPYIEDVSCDGVGIPLYIYHTRYLNIESNIFFEEEELDSLVIKMCQMNNKHISVSHPIVDATIQDGSRLQAMLGREITPRGSSFTIRKFRKDPITPIDLLGFKTCDMEMLVYLWMVIENGYNMLFAGGTASGKTSMLNATSLFMPSTAKIVSIEDTRELLLYHNNWVPGIARESFASEATGEVSMFDLLKAALRQRPDFIIVGEVRGSEALTLFQAMSTGHATSSTMHAGDVRTVINRLTHEPINVPQLMLQSLDVLCIQEQVYIEEKRVRRTSSLVEVINVDPETGDLGINELFNWEPSEDSFLKVGDSYLMQEIMHVRGWDTGQLRSEIENRRKILTYLYEKNMRSYIQVSLVVQTYQSYPKMVLEAIENDTLRSMI